A portion of the Thermoflexus hugenholtzii JAD2 genome contains these proteins:
- a CDS encoding class I SAM-dependent methyltransferase, with protein MPSSPEAWYDAWYFRHCCGRPYERSPEWLEFFGRIADRIVADIGPRTVMDVGCAMGFLVKALRDRGVEAFGIDISEYALQHVCEDIRPYVWKASILEPLPGRYDLIVCIEVLEHLPPAEVEKAIDHLCQAADDILFSSTPYDFG; from the coding sequence ATGCCTTCATCCCCGGAAGCCTGGTATGATGCATGGTATTTCCGTCATTGTTGTGGCCGGCCCTACGAGCGAAGCCCCGAGTGGCTGGAGTTCTTCGGTCGGATCGCCGATCGCATCGTCGCCGACATCGGACCGCGAACGGTCATGGATGTCGGCTGTGCGATGGGTTTCCTGGTGAAGGCCCTGCGCGATCGCGGGGTGGAGGCCTTCGGGATCGATATCTCGGAGTACGCCCTTCAACACGTCTGTGAGGACATCCGGCCCTACGTCTGGAAGGCCTCGATCCTCGAGCCGCTGCCCGGCCGCTACGACCTGATCGTCTGCATCGAGGTGCTGGAACACCTCCCTCCCGCTGAAGTGGAGAAGGCCATCGATCACCTCTGCCAGGCTGCTGACGACATCCTGTTCTCATCGACGCCCTATGACTTCGGGTAG
- a CDS encoding glycosyltransferase family 4 protein, with translation MRILHIVHQYPPDKIGGAELYTQAISRALTRQGHAVAVFYRRDAPGRGLQHRAEDGVDVYAVWDGQAGPARRFLYTFRNPWIHRALIRVLDEFHPDVIHIQHLMGLPVLSVNAFRQRALPFIITLRDFWWFCLNAQLLTNYSGEVCVGPRYWNCARCMLARVGFPRLWPTIPFLAGLSAWRNRLLRTVLEGACVLIAPTEFVRRWHVAHGVPDEKIIVLPHGLERPVLSSAPSRPADGTIRFAYIGGLSWQKGVHVLVEAFSGVCGKAELWIAGDESFDPAYVSRLRALATPNVRFLGRLDRRGVWQTLMQVDVVVVPSLWYEAYSFLISEAFAAGLPVLASRLGALADRVRDGVDGLLLPPGDVAAWRAAMQRLLDEPDLLPRLRAGVQPPMTMEEHVDRLETLYAQVTRRNPCVG, from the coding sequence ATGCGCATCCTCCACATCGTCCATCAGTACCCCCCGGATAAAATAGGGGGCGCTGAACTTTATACCCAGGCGATATCCCGGGCCCTGACCCGGCAGGGGCATGCTGTGGCCGTCTTCTACCGCCGGGATGCTCCCGGTCGGGGCTTGCAGCACCGGGCGGAGGACGGGGTTGATGTCTATGCGGTCTGGGACGGACAGGCCGGGCCGGCCCGGCGGTTCCTCTACACTTTCCGCAATCCATGGATCCATCGGGCGCTAATCCGAGTACTGGACGAATTCCACCCTGATGTGATCCATATCCAGCACCTGATGGGGCTCCCGGTTCTGTCTGTAAATGCCTTCAGGCAGCGCGCTCTCCCTTTCATCATCACCCTGCGCGATTTCTGGTGGTTTTGTCTCAACGCCCAATTGCTGACCAACTATAGCGGTGAGGTCTGCGTAGGGCCCCGCTACTGGAACTGCGCCCGATGTATGCTGGCCCGGGTCGGATTCCCCAGGCTATGGCCAACCATTCCCTTTCTGGCTGGTCTATCGGCCTGGCGCAATCGCCTGCTCCGCACCGTGCTGGAAGGAGCTTGTGTCCTGATCGCCCCCACCGAATTCGTGCGGCGCTGGCATGTGGCCCATGGCGTGCCGGACGAGAAAATCATCGTGTTACCTCATGGGCTGGAGAGGCCTGTTCTTTCTTCCGCACCATCGCGTCCTGCGGATGGCACAATTCGTTTCGCTTACATCGGCGGCCTCTCGTGGCAGAAGGGAGTGCACGTGTTGGTAGAGGCCTTCTCTGGGGTATGTGGGAAAGCCGAACTATGGATCGCTGGAGACGAGTCCTTTGACCCCGCCTATGTTTCCCGTCTGCGGGCGCTGGCTACGCCCAACGTTCGCTTTCTGGGCCGGCTGGACCGGAGGGGAGTTTGGCAGACCCTGATGCAGGTGGATGTGGTGGTTGTCCCCTCCCTGTGGTATGAGGCTTACTCTTTTCTTATCTCTGAGGCCTTCGCGGCCGGCCTGCCGGTGCTGGCTTCCCGCCTGGGAGCCTTGGCCGATCGGGTCCGCGATGGCGTGGACGGCCTGCTTCTGCCTCCGGGCGATGTCGCCGCCTGGCGCGCCGCGATGCAGCGCCTGCTGGATGAACCGGACCTCCTCCCTCGCCTGCGCGCCGGCGTCCAGCCTCCGATGACGATGGAGGAGCACGTGGACCGGCTGGAGACACTCTATGCTCAGGTGACTCGTCGGAACCCCTGCGTGGGGTGA